One Polaribacter sp. SA4-12 genomic window carries:
- a CDS encoding phosphoglycerate kinase gives MKTLKDFNFKNKKALIRVDFNVPLNDKFEVTDATRIQAAKSTIIDILEQEGSCILMSHLGRPKGFQDQFSLGNIVEKATEILGVKVKFVSDCIGDKVEEAVANLQSGEVLLLENLRFYDEEKKGDVAFAEKLSKLGDVYVNDAFGTAHRAHASTTIIAQFFPENKCFGNLLAREIESIDKVLNNSERPVLAILGGAKVSSKITVIENILDKVDHLIIGGGMSFTFIKAQGGKIGNSICEDDKMELALDILKQAKEKGVEVHIPVDVIAADDFSNDANKQVCDINAIPDGWEGVDAGPKSQEIFDVVVNKCKTILWNGPLGVFEMESFAGGTIALGHSIDKATKNGAFSLVGGGDSVAAVKQFGFADKVSYVSTGGGAMLEMLEGKTLPGIEAILK, from the coding sequence ATGAAAACACTAAAAGATTTTAATTTCAAGAATAAGAAAGCGCTAATTCGTGTAGATTTTAATGTGCCTTTAAATGATAAATTTGAAGTAACAGATGCTACAAGAATTCAAGCTGCAAAATCTACAATTATAGATATTTTAGAACAAGAAGGTAGTTGTATCTTAATGTCTCACTTAGGTCGTCCAAAAGGATTTCAAGACCAATTTTCTTTAGGTAATATTGTTGAAAAAGCAACTGAAATTTTAGGAGTTAAAGTAAAATTTGTATCAGATTGTATTGGTGATAAAGTTGAAGAAGCTGTTGCAAACTTACAATCAGGAGAAGTTTTATTATTAGAAAACTTACGTTTTTATGATGAAGAGAAAAAAGGAGATGTTGCTTTTGCAGAAAAATTATCTAAGTTAGGTGATGTTTATGTAAACGATGCATTTGGTACAGCTCACAGAGCACACGCTTCAACAACAATTATTGCTCAGTTTTTTCCAGAAAACAAATGTTTCGGAAACTTATTAGCAAGAGAAATAGAAAGTATTGATAAAGTATTAAACAATTCAGAAAGACCAGTTTTAGCAATTTTAGGAGGTGCAAAAGTATCCTCTAAAATTACTGTAATTGAAAATATTTTAGATAAAGTAGATCACTTAATTATTGGTGGTGGAATGAGTTTTACTTTTATTAAAGCACAAGGTGGAAAAATTGGAAACTCTATTTGTGAAGATGATAAAATGGAATTAGCTTTAGATATCTTAAAGCAAGCAAAAGAAAAAGGAGTAGAAGTTCATATTCCTGTAGATGTTATTGCTGCTGATGATTTTTCTAATGATGCAAACAAACAAGTTTGTGATATAAATGCAATTCCTGATGGATGGGAAGGAGTTGATGCTGGACCAAAATCTCAAGAGATTTTTGATGTAGTTGTAAACAAGTGTAAAACTATTTTATGGAATGGACCTTTAGGTGTATTTGAAATGGAATCTTTTGCAGGTGGTACAATTGCTTTAGGTCATTCTATTGATAAAGCAACTAAAAACGGAGCATTCTCTTTAGTTGGAGGTGGAGATTCTGTTGCAGCTGTTAAACAATTTGGATTTGCAGACAAAGTAAGTTATGTTTCTACTGGTGGTGGTGCTATGTTAGAAATGTTAGAAGGTAAAACTTTACCAGGAATTGAAGCTATTTTAAAATAG
- a CDS encoding DNA polymerase III subunit has protein sequence MLFNQIIGQEHIKKHLKVSAENGRIPHAQLFVGKEGSGTLPMAIAYAQFLLCNFSDNVDVCNLKCDKLQHPDLHFAYPVTSNDSVKKHPVSSLFLQDWRTFIETQPYGSLFNWLQHIGVENKQGIIGVDEAEEVVKKLRLKSYEGGFKVMIIWMAEKMNIAAANKLLKLLEEPPEKTVFILITESEEQLINTIKSRCQALHFPALSEQDISNTLVVDHQVSDNDAAKIAHQAEGNFNKALHLLHNDSSDIIFEEWFIAWIRTAFRAKGNATVVQQLIEWSDTIAKTGRETQKRFLDYCLQFFRQALLMNYKSENLVFMETKTGFDLSKFAPFVHSGNILEIEKELNTAIYHIERNGNPKIILLDLSMKLTRFLHKKEETV, from the coding sequence ATGCTTTTCAACCAAATTATCGGTCAAGAACACATTAAAAAACACTTAAAAGTGTCTGCTGAAAACGGCAGAATTCCGCACGCGCAATTATTTGTGGGTAAAGAAGGTAGTGGTACTTTGCCAATGGCAATTGCCTACGCTCAATTTTTATTGTGTAATTTTTCTGATAATGTTGATGTTTGTAACCTAAAATGTGATAAACTTCAACATCCAGATTTACACTTTGCATATCCTGTTACTTCTAATGATAGCGTAAAAAAACATCCTGTAAGTAGTTTGTTTTTGCAAGATTGGAGAACTTTTATTGAAACACAACCTTATGGAAGTTTGTTTAATTGGCTGCAACATATTGGTGTAGAAAATAAACAAGGAATTATTGGTGTTGATGAAGCTGAAGAAGTTGTAAAAAAACTGAGACTTAAAAGTTACGAAGGTGGTTTTAAGGTGATGATTATTTGGATGGCAGAAAAAATGAACATTGCTGCTGCCAATAAATTATTAAAGCTACTTGAAGAACCGCCAGAAAAAACGGTATTTATTTTAATTACTGAAAGTGAAGAACAGCTTATAAATACGATAAAATCTCGTTGCCAGGCATTACATTTCCCTGCGTTAAGCGAGCAAGATATTTCTAACACTTTAGTTGTAGATCATCAAGTTTCTGATAATGATGCTGCTAAAATTGCGCATCAAGCTGAAGGAAATTTTAATAAAGCATTGCATTTATTACATAACGATTCTTCTGATATTATTTTTGAAGAATGGTTTATTGCTTGGATTAGAACTGCTTTTAGAGCCAAAGGAAACGCTACAGTTGTGCAACAATTAATTGAGTGGTCTGATACGATTGCAAAAACCGGACGAGAAACTCAAAAGCGTTTTTTAGATTATTGTTTGCAATTTTTCAGGCAAGCATTATTAATGAATTATAAATCTGAGAACTTAGTTTTTATGGAAACTAAAACCGGATTTGATCTTTCTAAATTTGCTCCATTTGTTCATTCTGGCAACATCTTAGAAATCGAAAAGGAACTGAATACTGCCATCTACCATATAGAAAGAAACGGAAATCCAAAAATCATTTTGTTAGATCTTTCTATGAAATTGACTCGTTTTTTACATAAAAAAGAAGAGACTGTTTAA
- a CDS encoding RagB/SusD family nutrient uptake outer membrane protein — protein sequence MKKNKTIVKISLALLTFCMINIQCSEDVLNQSNPNALTPDSFWQTAEDAEKGIIGAYSPFSNILYYSRFEVFLSDYRDDVINGNGTSDRTQVSYFNTDPAGNPVKWVWQAMYQGVSRANEVLFRVPNIEMDQQQKDAILGEAHFLRAFNYFNLLNNWRNIPLLELPFSEIEDPLSIVQADPAQVWALIEADLIQAQSMLPNSWPADQKGRATSGAATGYLGKALLYQQKFGEAKTEFAKIIGSSYQLMDNYAHNFTEEFENNTESLFEIQLIADGNGGWGGDGPGKGKGSGYQPDFAPAGFTNQDGMEVNQWALDLFLDEKTTNNEIDPRAYTTLFFNTTETTTYEGNVLAPKTYGDQSYDEVYTAAGTKIYGNKYTDWAFNGLSQSLANGWHGAGNNLRMLRYADVLLMFAEADLMDDNNLSADGLEALNKVRRRVDMSEFTTATMQDIEDERVKELTFERTRYFDLLRWGKVVERIVNNPALKSNSAGTSAYKPGREYIAIPQNELDQNPNLKQNTGY from the coding sequence ATGAAAAAAAATAAAACAATAGTAAAAATTAGTTTGGCGCTACTTACATTTTGTATGATTAATATACAATGTAGTGAAGACGTTTTAAATCAATCAAATCCAAATGCTTTAACACCAGACTCTTTTTGGCAGACAGCAGAAGATGCAGAGAAAGGAATCATTGGAGCTTATAGTCCTTTTTCTAATATTTTATACTATTCTAGATTTGAAGTTTTCTTATCAGATTATAGAGATGATGTAATAAACGGTAATGGTACTTCAGATAGAACACAAGTTAGTTACTTTAATACAGATCCTGCAGGAAATCCTGTAAAATGGGTTTGGCAAGCAATGTATCAAGGAGTTTCTAGAGCTAATGAAGTGCTTTTTAGAGTTCCAAATATAGAAATGGATCAACAACAAAAAGATGCAATTCTTGGTGAAGCTCATTTTCTTAGAGCCTTTAACTATTTTAATTTGTTAAATAACTGGAGAAACATTCCATTATTAGAATTACCTTTTTCAGAGATTGAAGATCCTTTATCTATCGTACAAGCAGATCCAGCTCAAGTTTGGGCGCTTATAGAAGCAGATTTAATACAAGCACAAAGTATGTTGCCTAATTCTTGGCCAGCAGATCAAAAAGGAAGAGCAACTTCTGGTGCCGCAACAGGTTATTTAGGAAAAGCGTTATTGTATCAACAAAAATTTGGAGAAGCAAAAACTGAATTCGCTAAAATTATTGGAAGTTCTTACCAATTAATGGATAATTACGCACATAATTTTACAGAAGAATTTGAAAACAATACAGAATCATTATTTGAAATTCAATTGATTGCCGATGGAAACGGTGGTTGGGGTGGAGACGGTCCAGGAAAAGGAAAAGGATCTGGTTACCAGCCAGATTTTGCTCCTGCAGGTTTTACTAACCAAGATGGAATGGAAGTAAACCAATGGGCTTTAGACTTATTTTTAGATGAAAAAACTACAAATAATGAAATTGATCCAAGAGCATATACAACATTGTTTTTTAATACTACTGAAACTACAACTTATGAAGGTAATGTATTAGCTCCTAAAACGTATGGAGATCAAAGTTATGATGAAGTTTATACTGCTGCAGGAACAAAAATATATGGTAATAAATACACAGATTGGGCATTTAATGGCCTAAGTCAGTCTTTAGCTAATGGTTGGCATGGTGCTGGTAACAACTTAAGAATGCTACGTTATGCAGATGTTTTATTAATGTTTGCAGAAGCAGACTTAATGGATGATAATAATTTATCAGCAGATGGTTTAGAAGCGTTAAATAAAGTACGTAGAAGAGTAGATATGTCAGAGTTTACAACCGCTACAATGCAAGATATAGAAGACGAAAGAGTAAAAGAATTAACTTTTGAACGTACAAGATATTTTGACTTATTAAGATGGGGAAAAGTGGTTGAAAGAATAGTTAATAACCCCGCTTTAAAATCTAATAGTGCAGGTACCAGTGCATACAAGCCAGGTAGAGAATACATTGCTATACCTCAAAATGAGTTAGATCAAAACCCTAACTTAAAGCAAAATACAGGGTACTAA
- a CDS encoding hybrid sensor histidine kinase/response regulator transcription factor has protein sequence MLDGFKNTFLTNFELSNRGYATILTIIFYFFAIKTFSQKPIYFESITTAKGLSQSDVNAIHQDKDGFMWFGTHDGLNRYDGHSFKVYKPNPDNTSTISSNLIYRIKDDQKGNLWIGSTGGGLIYFDRTLEKFTTYKYNKEDTNSLNSNYISSIYRDKKNRLWVGTDKGINMLDLKATNNKVVFKHFKIHQEPLILNNIGLLAANTVYEDSIGQIWLGGYEGIYKLSVSFNGDEYFRCVNKEIKLPNVAVRNITEKGGRLLLATNNGLFYRTKDTKKLRVEKILNGSFNNLIIDKNIIWAGTANGLWEISYNSSEDKIKKIKKYVYAPNQPNSISKDIITDLYKDKSGIIWAGTNGGGVNKFDPNRKEFIHVQKTQNEESLSYDKIRSFYEDSNQNLWIGTEGGGLNKMLKNYNSYTKFQDLKNVYAIEEVKIKDKTYLFIGGTGEPELLQLDISKPESKVTSILPYHEFRNSIFSLLQDSRSYLWIGTYNGGLHRWKLNSEGDFYQKDYFLNNIEDPQSLSSNIIRNIFEDSNGNIWIATSDGLSLLPKEEVSKEYPKFKIFKKNDNKKTSLSHNYILSIHEDLNKNIWIGTFGGGLNKIIKTPTNTYEIAKVYSEKNGLPNNVIKGILEDDNGNLWLSSNKGITNFNPEKVTFRNYDINDGLQDNEFQELAYFKRKNGDFLFGGVNGFNVFKPKNLKENTYLPKTVITQIYISNEEVIVGKIYDDKILLSKAVNKTKEINFNHSQNNISFEFASLHYAAPEKNKFKYKLEGFDANWQNTTSSKRFAAYTNLAPGNYKFKVKSSNNDGLWNNDYTSIALHIETPFWLTWWAYMIYGVLILFFLLSIISYFNLKSKQKAAYQVQKEIEEVNKLKLQFFTNISHEFKTPITLILNPIEELLESVSNNDAFIKSKLNVVKRNADSLLRLVHQLMEFRRIEVGETKLGATKSNIINFVREVVFSFKSIAKKKDVTVSFECELYKVDIWFDWDKLEKILNNLVHNAIKFTPEGGEVKIIISKPFKDKIHIENRDIKTEYLQIEIKDNGVGIKKDELPFVFQRFYQVNQVAKNENKGSGIGLAITKDLVDLHHGTIAVTSDKLKGTNFLIKLPLGKEHLLSEEIIEICIPEPIKEEELDLDENLEKINIEGNSKSTVLVVDDNRDIRQLIKDGLSKKYNILEAEHGREALNIALKMMPDIVITDVLMPEMDGVEFCCEIKKNIRTSHIPVIMLTALNLVEHKIKGLESGADAYLPKPFKMKLLSVRVDKLIESRDLMRKRFQTEKELTPEKVTLNSTDEGFLRKIMDFMEVNMAKETYWVDELAFDMNTSRSTFFRKLKKLTGQSPNDFMRLIRLKRAMQLLEQNELSISQISYMVGFNDPGYFGKCFRKIYGDSPSKFLKTKK, from the coding sequence ATGCTAGACGGATTTAAAAATACATTTCTTACCAATTTTGAATTAAGTAATAGAGGATATGCTACAATCTTAACTATTATATTTTACTTTTTTGCTATTAAAACATTTTCTCAAAAACCTATTTATTTTGAGTCTATAACTACAGCTAAAGGTTTGTCTCAGAGCGATGTTAATGCAATTCATCAAGATAAAGATGGTTTTATGTGGTTTGGTACACATGATGGTTTAAACAGATATGATGGTCATTCTTTTAAAGTATATAAACCAAACCCAGATAACACATCTACTATTTCTAGCAACTTAATTTATAGAATTAAAGATGATCAAAAAGGCAATCTTTGGATTGGAAGTACTGGTGGTGGACTTATTTATTTCGATAGAACTTTAGAAAAATTTACGACATATAAGTATAATAAAGAGGATACAAATAGTTTAAATAGTAATTATATATCTAGTATTTATAGAGATAAAAAAAATCGTCTTTGGGTAGGTACAGACAAAGGTATAAACATGCTAGATTTAAAGGCAACTAATAATAAAGTTGTTTTTAAGCATTTTAAAATCCATCAAGAACCTCTTATTCTTAATAATATAGGTTTGTTGGCAGCAAACACTGTTTATGAAGATTCTATTGGTCAAATTTGGCTTGGTGGTTATGAAGGTATTTACAAATTATCTGTTAGTTTTAATGGAGATGAATATTTTAGATGTGTAAATAAAGAAATAAAATTACCAAATGTTGCAGTAAGAAATATTACAGAAAAAGGTGGGAGATTATTATTAGCAACTAATAATGGACTTTTTTATAGAACTAAAGACACAAAAAAATTAAGAGTAGAAAAAATACTTAATGGTTCTTTTAATAATTTAATAATAGATAAAAATATTATTTGGGCTGGTACAGCCAATGGTTTATGGGAAATAAGCTATAACTCTTCTGAGGATAAAATAAAAAAGATAAAAAAATATGTTTATGCTCCTAACCAACCAAATAGTATTAGTAAAGATATTATTACAGATTTATATAAAGATAAATCTGGTATTATTTGGGCAGGAACAAATGGCGGAGGGGTAAATAAATTTGATCCTAATAGAAAAGAATTCATTCATGTTCAAAAAACGCAAAATGAAGAAAGTTTAAGTTATGATAAAATTAGATCTTTTTATGAAGATAGTAATCAAAATCTATGGATTGGAACTGAAGGTGGTGGTTTAAATAAAATGTTGAAAAACTATAATTCATATACCAAATTTCAAGACCTAAAAAATGTTTATGCAATTGAAGAAGTTAAAATAAAAGATAAAACATATTTATTTATTGGAGGTACAGGAGAACCAGAATTGTTGCAATTAGATATTTCAAAACCAGAATCTAAAGTAACTAGTATATTGCCCTATCATGAGTTTAGAAATAGTATTTTCTCTTTACTACAAGATAGTAGAAGTTATTTATGGATTGGTACTTACAATGGCGGTTTACATAGGTGGAAGTTAAATTCTGAAGGAGATTTTTATCAGAAAGACTATTTTTTAAATAATATAGAAGACCCACAAAGTCTTTCTAGTAATATTATTAGAAATATTTTTGAAGATAGTAATGGTAATATTTGGATAGCAACAAGTGATGGTTTAAGTCTGTTGCCAAAAGAAGAGGTTAGTAAAGAGTATCCTAAATTTAAAATTTTTAAGAAAAATGATAATAAAAAAACATCGTTAAGCCATAATTATATTTTATCTATACATGAGGATCTTAATAAAAATATTTGGATTGGTACTTTTGGTGGAGGTCTTAATAAGATTATAAAAACACCTACTAATACTTATGAAATTGCAAAGGTTTATTCAGAGAAAAATGGATTACCAAATAACGTAATAAAAGGAATTCTAGAAGATGATAATGGTAATTTATGGTTGTCTAGTAACAAGGGAATTACAAACTTTAATCCAGAAAAAGTAACATTTAGAAATTACGATATAAACGATGGACTCCAAGATAACGAGTTTCAAGAATTGGCTTATTTTAAAAGAAAAAATGGAGACTTTTTATTTGGAGGTGTAAATGGTTTTAATGTTTTTAAGCCTAAAAACCTTAAAGAAAATACATATCTTCCAAAAACAGTAATTACACAAATTTATATTTCTAATGAAGAGGTTATTGTTGGTAAAATATATGACGATAAAATATTACTATCTAAAGCTGTAAATAAAACTAAAGAAATTAATTTTAACCATTCACAAAATAATATTTCTTTCGAATTTGCATCTTTACATTATGCAGCGCCAGAGAAAAATAAGTTTAAATATAAATTAGAAGGGTTTGATGCAAATTGGCAAAATACAACTTCTAGCAAAAGATTTGCTGCATACACAAACTTAGCGCCTGGTAACTACAAATTTAAAGTTAAATCTTCTAATAATGATGGTTTATGGAATAATGATTATACAAGTATTGCCTTACATATAGAAACCCCGTTTTGGTTAACTTGGTGGGCTTATATGATCTATGGTGTCTTAATATTATTCTTTTTATTAAGTATTATTTCTTACTTCAATTTAAAATCTAAGCAAAAAGCAGCATATCAAGTTCAAAAAGAAATTGAAGAAGTTAATAAGTTAAAATTACAATTTTTTACAAATATTTCTCATGAATTTAAAACACCAATTACTTTAATTTTAAATCCGATAGAAGAGTTATTAGAATCTGTAAGTAATAATGATGCGTTTATAAAATCTAAACTAAATGTAGTAAAAAGAAATGCAGATTCTTTATTAAGGTTAGTACATCAACTTATGGAATTTAGAAGAATAGAAGTTGGTGAAACGAAGTTAGGAGCAACTAAATCTAATATTATAAATTTTGTAAGAGAAGTTGTTTTTTCTTTTAAATCAATTGCAAAGAAGAAAGATGTTACTGTTTCTTTTGAGTGCGAGTTGTACAAAGTAGATATTTGGTTCGATTGGGATAAACTAGAAAAAATTCTAAATAATTTAGTTCACAATGCAATTAAATTTACTCCAGAAGGAGGAGAAGTAAAAATTATTATTAGTAAACCTTTTAAAGATAAAATACATATAGAAAACAGAGATATTAAAACAGAATATCTTCAGATTGAAATAAAAGACAATGGTGTGGGTATAAAGAAAGATGAATTACCATTTGTATTTCAGAGGTTTTATCAGGTAAATCAAGTAGCTAAAAATGAAAACAAAGGATCTGGAATTGGCTTAGCAATTACTAAAGACTTGGTAGATTTACATCATGGTACTATAGCAGTTACTTCAGATAAATTAAAAGGCACTAATTTTTTAATAAAATTACCATTAGGTAAAGAACATTTATTATCCGAAGAAATTATTGAAATATGCATTCCAGAACCTATTAAAGAAGAAGAATTAGATTTAGATGAAAATTTAGAAAAAATAAACATTGAAGGAAACAGTAAATCAACAGTTTTGGTTGTAGATGACAATAGAGATATTAGGCAATTAATAAAAGATGGGCTTTCAAAAAAATATAATATTTTAGAAGCAGAACATGGTCGAGAAGCGTTGAATATAGCTTTAAAAATGATGCCAGACATTGTAATTACTGATGTTTTAATGCCAGAAATGGATGGAGTAGAGTTCTGTTGTGAAATCAAAAAAAATATTAGAACAAGTCATATACCTGTAATAATGTTAACAGCATTAAACTTAGTAGAGCATAAAATTAAAGGTCTAGAATCTGGTGCTGATGCTTATTTACCAAAACCATTTAAAATGAAATTACTCAGCGTAAGAGTAGATAAATTAATAGAGTCTAGAGATTTAATGCGTAAACGTTTTCAGACAGAAAAAGAATTAACACCAGAAAAAGTAACATTAAATTCTACAGATGAAGGTTTTTTGAGAAAAATAATGGATTTTATGGAAGTTAATATGGCAAAAGAAACCTATTGGGTAGATGAATTGGCTTTTGATATGAATACAAGTAGATCTACTTTTTTTAGAAAATTAAAAAAACTTACTGGGCAATCTCCAAATGATTTTATGCGATTGATAAGATTAAAAAGAGCAATGCAATTGTTAGAGCAGAATGAACTCTCAATAAGTCAAATTAGTTATATGGTTGGTTTTAACGATCCTGGTTATTTTGGTAAATGCTTTAGAAAAATTTACGGAGATTCTCCCTCTAAATTTTTGAAAACAAAAAAATAG
- a CDS encoding MOSC domain-containing protein — protein sequence MKIISTNLGERKEIDWKGELITTGIFKYAVDKPIFLDTEDVKGDSICDRENHGGILQAVYGYSLKHYDYFKKLHPNVNFENGIFGENLTIDDLEETKIHSGDTFKVGETILEATVQRDPCIKLGVRFNDMKILKQFWNSTFCGVYFKVIQTGFVKSGDKFIQIKSCPENPTIADLYVAQRIAKEM from the coding sequence ATGAAAATTATTTCAACAAATTTAGGAGAACGAAAAGAAATAGACTGGAAAGGTGAATTAATTACCACAGGTATTTTTAAATATGCTGTTGATAAACCAATCTTTTTAGACACAGAAGATGTAAAAGGCGATTCAATTTGTGATCGTGAAAATCACGGTGGAATTTTACAAGCTGTTTACGGGTATTCTTTAAAACATTACGATTATTTTAAAAAGCTACATCCAAATGTGAATTTCGAAAACGGAATCTTCGGGGAAAACTTAACAATTGATGATTTAGAGGAAACCAAAATTCACTCTGGAGATACTTTTAAAGTTGGTGAAACAATTTTAGAAGCAACAGTACAAAGAGATCCTTGTATAAAATTAGGAGTTCGTTTTAACGATATGAAAATTTTAAAACAATTTTGGAATAGTACTTTTTGTGGTGTTTATTTTAAAGTGATTCAAACTGGTTTTGTAAAGTCTGGTGATAAATTTATCCAAATAAAAAGTTGTCCGGAGAATCCTACAATTGCAGATTTGTATGTTGCTCAAAGGATTGCAAAAGAGATGTAA